A part of Anolis sagrei isolate rAnoSag1 chromosome 3, rAnoSag1.mat, whole genome shotgun sequence genomic DNA contains:
- the OFD1 gene encoding centriole and centriolar satellite protein OFD1 isoform X3, whose amino-acid sequence MSANESKVLSQDELRKRLYQTFKNRGILDTLKTQLRNQLIHELMNPVLSGEIQPQAVSHECSSLIIGASNSLVADHLRRCGYEYSLSVFYPESGLEKDKVLTMEDLLQLIRINPKTDLYKTLVSASKKDNTKGFLIQILTELTEHNLNKENCSIATQTSPLPGKESLAEKLQLIDEQFADLYPQRHISESFQVKLAEYRKEIEQQHHAEMAQKLEHFREVEIAKIKMDERARSQKEISELRRELEKDHQAKSEALSSRERNAIERLQKQQEIDAREIYLQRQSLLKDIETIRTREAELKQRMETLELYQLELKEEYLQRTKKIAEDERKQKDKAMLLHEETISLNSKKQEFQQTISHIKDLELELDSIKAELLLLSKQNQLLTGKLKDFSDYPTLKEEKMELQVQNTLLQQQLEEAYNENLQLRNKLSQPSSEYVILQTELKRVEHTRKLEQEESETHKQLLEKQLQNEGFALGTLRSQVDHCLQLKSQLSEYENTVRKLNAQMEDLKLQLKQTQTALENEVYRNPKPSLVDRSVIDLIGDKCVPHDIYVDGTLLKMHPLPDTIGMGNAVSPSHHHHLQRSSSSLDSDLEFVANTKARIKELEREAEHLEKAYRNYQHRAIQSSVGPMKTPSSLPLPNDVIVAPGQKHWVAQSNLYSQEFPVHCQKSESYNWTPGNEDCLKINLTPPQKRTVASRRLSSTPVSKAKRNISNKLFSEDPSGSSLAAPLQNADQPLSPIPRTGGRSSPESASNMSSSSSPGPNEKKLSLHQEEGENQNSNNSAVPENLLYDDLENHDSDNEDQEDIPEQLKSNVSHPSGDIVSGNHVPAYVPATGTSQQEDRSEAKAEALEKEVHLEEQQEEAEQEWQERRHQEEIRQAERLEAFEKDQGKLEKLSEEMCVQESVETDEKMPHEEVTILETSMPQYDKKNGGDIPNPLEKYMKIIQQNREQELVDKNSKKEETDIPSERLADSNREDSFSAAGTLHEEPDEDFW is encoded by the exons ATGTGGCTATGAATATTCACTTTCTGTCTTCTATCCGGAAAGCGGACTAGAAAAAGATAAG GTGCTTACAATGGAAGACTTGCTGCAATTGATCAGGATCAATCCAAAAACTGACCTCTATAAAACACTG GTTTCTGCTTCAAAAAAGGATAATACAAAAG GCTTTCTTATACAGATTTTGACAGAGTTGACAGAACATAACTTAAATAAGGAGAACTGTAGCATAGCAACTCAGACAAGTCCATTGCCTGGTAAAGAATCTCTTG CTGAAAAACTTCAACTAATTGATGAACAGTTTGCAGACCTGTATCCTCAGCGCCACATATCTGAATCCTTTCAAGTAAAACTTGCTGAATACAGAAAAGAAATAGAACAGCAGCATCACGCAGAAATGGCTCAAAAG TTAGAGCACTTCAGAGAGGTTGAAATAGCCAAAATTAAAATGGATGAGAGAGCGCGATCTCAGAAAGAAATTTCCGAACTTCGTCGAGAGCTTGAGAAAGATCACCAGGCCAAGTCAGAGGCTCTGAGTTCTCGAGAGAGAAATGCTATTGAGAGACTTCAAAAACAGCAAGAG ATAGATGCCAGAGAAATTTATCTGCAAAGGCAAAGCCTGCTGAAAGATATTGAAACCATTAGAACCCGAGAGGCAGAACTGAAGCAGAGAATGGAAACTTTGGAGCT GTATCAGCTTGAACTAAAAGAAGAATATCTACAAAGAACAAAAAAGATTGCTGAAGATGAGAGAAAACAGAAGG ACAAAGCAATGCTCTTACATGAAGAGACAATTTCTCTTAATTCAAAAAAGCAAGAATTTCAACAAACCATATCGCACATAAAAGATCTTGAG CTGGAATTGGATTCAATCAAGGCTGAACTGTTGTTACTAAGTAAACAAAATCAGTTGCTGACAGGAAAACTGAAAGACTTTTCAGATTACCCCACATTAAAAGAGGAGAAAATGGAGCTTCAAGTGCAGAATACTCTACTTCAGCAACAGTTGGAGGAGGCATACAatgaaaacctacaactcagaaaCA AGCTAAGTCAGCCATCATCTGAATATGTGATCCTTCAGACAGAATTAAAAAGAGTAGAACATACTAGAAAACTTGAACAAGAGGAATCTGAAACTCACAAGCAGCTCTTGGAAAAACAGTTACAAAATGAG GGCTTTGCTTTGGGCACCCTCAGGTCTCAG GTTGACCATTGCTTACAATTGAAGTCTCAGCTGTCAGAATATGAAAATACTGTCAGGAAATTAAATGCTCAAATGGAAGATCTGAAGCTACAACTGAAGCAAACACAGACAG CACTAGAGAATGAAGTGTACCGGAATCCTAAGCCATCCTTGGTCGATCGTTCTGTCATTGACTTGATTGGAGATAAGTGTGTTCCTCATGACATTTATGTCGATGGTACTCTCTTGAAAATGCACCCTTTGCCTGATACTATTGGAATGGGAAATGCTGTAAGCCCCAGCCATCACCATCACCTCCAAAGATCCAGTTCTTCGTTGGATTCTGATTTAGAATTTGTAGCTAACACCAAAGCTAGGATAAAGGAATTGGAGAGAGAAGCTGAGCATTTAGAAAAGGCCTACAGAAATTACCAGCACAGAGCCATTCAAAGCAGTGTTGGCCCAATGAAGACCCCATCATCTTTGCCTTTGCCAAATGATGTTATTGTGGCGCCTGGCCAAAAACATTGGGTTGCACAGAGTAATCTGTATTCCCAGGAATTTCCTGTACACTGTCAAAAAAGTGAAAGCTATAATTGGACACCAGGAAATGAGGATTGTCTGAAAATTAATTTGACCCCTCCACAAAAAAGAACAGTTGCTTCCAGACGTCTGTCTTCTACTCCTGTTTCCAAAGCAAAACGAAACATTAGCAACAAGCTGTTTTCTGAAG ACCCCAGTGGCTCATCACTTGCTGCTCCCCTTCAGAATGCTGATCAGCCTCTCTCCCCAATTCCACGAACAGGCGGCCGCTCATCTCCTGAATCTGCTTCTAAtatgtcttcttcctcttcaccaGGCCCCAATGAGAAAAAGTTAAG TCTTCATCAGGAAGAAGGTGAAAATCAGAATTCTAACAACTCTGCGGTCCCTGAGAATCTCTTGTATGATGATCTTGAAAATCATGACTCTGATAATGAAG ATCAAGAGGACATTCCAGAACAGCTCAAAAGCAATGTGTCACATCCCTCTGGGGACATTGTTAGTGGGAACCATGTCCCAGCCTATGTGCCAGCAACAGGCACTTCACAGCAGGAGGACAGAA GTGAAGCAAAGGCAGAAGCCTTAGAGAAGGAAGTGCATCTTGAAGAACAGCAAGAGGAAGCAGAGCAGGAGTGGCAAGAAAGGAGACACCAAGAAGAAATAAGGCAGGCAGAGAGGTTGGAAGCTTTTGAAAAAGATCAAGGGAAGCTGGAAAAACTGAGTGAAGAAATG TGTGTTCAAGAATCAGTGGAGACTGATGAGAAAATGCCACATGAAGAAGTAACCATTTTGGAAACCAGTATGCCACAATATGACAAGAAGAATGGTGGTGATATTCCTAATCCATTggaaaaatacatgaaaataatacagcaaaatcgAGAGCAAGAGCTTGTAGACAAG AACTctaaaaaagaagaaactgaCATACCATCTGAGAGACTTGCAGACAGCAACAGGGAAGACAG cTTTAGTGCAGCAGGCACTCTTCATGAAGAACCCGATGAAGATTTCTGGTGA
- the OFD1 gene encoding centriole and centriolar satellite protein OFD1 isoform X4, translating into MSANESKVLSQDELRKRLYQTFKNRGILDTLKTQLRNQLIHELMNPVLSGEIQPQAVSHECSSLIIGASNSLVADHLRRCGYEYSLSVFYPESGLEKDKVLTMEDLLQLIRINPKTDLYKTLVSASKKDNTKGFLIQILTELTEHNLNKENCSIATQTSPLPGKESLAEKLQLIDEQFADLYPQRHISESFQVKLAEYRKEIEQQHHAEMAQKLEHFREVEIAKIKMDERARSQKEISELRRELEKDHQAKSEALSSRERNAIERLQKQQEIDAREIYLQRQSLLKDIETIRTREAELKQRMETLELYQLELKEEYLQRTKKIAEDERKQKDKAMLLHEETISLNSKKQEFQQTISHIKDLELELDSIKAELLLLSKQNQLLTGKLKDFSDYPTLKEEKMELQVQNTLLQQQLEEAYNENLQLRNKLSQPSSEYVILQTELKRVEHTRKLEQEESETHKQLLEKQLQNEVDHCLQLKSQLSEYENTVRKLNAQMEDLKLQLKQTQTALENEVYRNPKPSLVDRSVIDLIGDKCVPHDIYVDGTLLKMHPLPDTIGMGNAVSPSHHHHLQRSSSSLDSDLEFVANTKARIKELEREAEHLEKAYRNYQHRAIQSSVGPMKTPSSLPLPNDVIVAPGQKHWVAQSNLYSQEFPVHCQKSESYNWTPGNEDCLKINLTPPQKRTVASRRLSSTPVSKAKRNISNKLFSEDPSGSSLAAPLQNADQPLSPIPRTGGRSSPESASNMSSSSSPGPNEKKLSLHQEEGENQNSNNSAVPENLLYDDLENHDSDNEDQEDIPEQLKSNVSHPSGDIVSGNHVPAYVPATGTSQQEDRSEAKAEALEKEVHLEEQQEEAEQEWQERRHQEEIRQAERLEAFEKDQGKLEKLSEEMCVQESVETDEKMPHEEVTILETSMPQYDKKNGGDIPNPLEKYMKIIQQNREQELVDKNSKKEETDIPSERLADSNREDSFSAAGTLHEEPDEDFW; encoded by the exons ATGTGGCTATGAATATTCACTTTCTGTCTTCTATCCGGAAAGCGGACTAGAAAAAGATAAG GTGCTTACAATGGAAGACTTGCTGCAATTGATCAGGATCAATCCAAAAACTGACCTCTATAAAACACTG GTTTCTGCTTCAAAAAAGGATAATACAAAAG GCTTTCTTATACAGATTTTGACAGAGTTGACAGAACATAACTTAAATAAGGAGAACTGTAGCATAGCAACTCAGACAAGTCCATTGCCTGGTAAAGAATCTCTTG CTGAAAAACTTCAACTAATTGATGAACAGTTTGCAGACCTGTATCCTCAGCGCCACATATCTGAATCCTTTCAAGTAAAACTTGCTGAATACAGAAAAGAAATAGAACAGCAGCATCACGCAGAAATGGCTCAAAAG TTAGAGCACTTCAGAGAGGTTGAAATAGCCAAAATTAAAATGGATGAGAGAGCGCGATCTCAGAAAGAAATTTCCGAACTTCGTCGAGAGCTTGAGAAAGATCACCAGGCCAAGTCAGAGGCTCTGAGTTCTCGAGAGAGAAATGCTATTGAGAGACTTCAAAAACAGCAAGAG ATAGATGCCAGAGAAATTTATCTGCAAAGGCAAAGCCTGCTGAAAGATATTGAAACCATTAGAACCCGAGAGGCAGAACTGAAGCAGAGAATGGAAACTTTGGAGCT GTATCAGCTTGAACTAAAAGAAGAATATCTACAAAGAACAAAAAAGATTGCTGAAGATGAGAGAAAACAGAAGG ACAAAGCAATGCTCTTACATGAAGAGACAATTTCTCTTAATTCAAAAAAGCAAGAATTTCAACAAACCATATCGCACATAAAAGATCTTGAG CTGGAATTGGATTCAATCAAGGCTGAACTGTTGTTACTAAGTAAACAAAATCAGTTGCTGACAGGAAAACTGAAAGACTTTTCAGATTACCCCACATTAAAAGAGGAGAAAATGGAGCTTCAAGTGCAGAATACTCTACTTCAGCAACAGTTGGAGGAGGCATACAatgaaaacctacaactcagaaaCA AGCTAAGTCAGCCATCATCTGAATATGTGATCCTTCAGACAGAATTAAAAAGAGTAGAACATACTAGAAAACTTGAACAAGAGGAATCTGAAACTCACAAGCAGCTCTTGGAAAAACAGTTACAAAATGAG GTTGACCATTGCTTACAATTGAAGTCTCAGCTGTCAGAATATGAAAATACTGTCAGGAAATTAAATGCTCAAATGGAAGATCTGAAGCTACAACTGAAGCAAACACAGACAG CACTAGAGAATGAAGTGTACCGGAATCCTAAGCCATCCTTGGTCGATCGTTCTGTCATTGACTTGATTGGAGATAAGTGTGTTCCTCATGACATTTATGTCGATGGTACTCTCTTGAAAATGCACCCTTTGCCTGATACTATTGGAATGGGAAATGCTGTAAGCCCCAGCCATCACCATCACCTCCAAAGATCCAGTTCTTCGTTGGATTCTGATTTAGAATTTGTAGCTAACACCAAAGCTAGGATAAAGGAATTGGAGAGAGAAGCTGAGCATTTAGAAAAGGCCTACAGAAATTACCAGCACAGAGCCATTCAAAGCAGTGTTGGCCCAATGAAGACCCCATCATCTTTGCCTTTGCCAAATGATGTTATTGTGGCGCCTGGCCAAAAACATTGGGTTGCACAGAGTAATCTGTATTCCCAGGAATTTCCTGTACACTGTCAAAAAAGTGAAAGCTATAATTGGACACCAGGAAATGAGGATTGTCTGAAAATTAATTTGACCCCTCCACAAAAAAGAACAGTTGCTTCCAGACGTCTGTCTTCTACTCCTGTTTCCAAAGCAAAACGAAACATTAGCAACAAGCTGTTTTCTGAAG ACCCCAGTGGCTCATCACTTGCTGCTCCCCTTCAGAATGCTGATCAGCCTCTCTCCCCAATTCCACGAACAGGCGGCCGCTCATCTCCTGAATCTGCTTCTAAtatgtcttcttcctcttcaccaGGCCCCAATGAGAAAAAGTTAAG TCTTCATCAGGAAGAAGGTGAAAATCAGAATTCTAACAACTCTGCGGTCCCTGAGAATCTCTTGTATGATGATCTTGAAAATCATGACTCTGATAATGAAG ATCAAGAGGACATTCCAGAACAGCTCAAAAGCAATGTGTCACATCCCTCTGGGGACATTGTTAGTGGGAACCATGTCCCAGCCTATGTGCCAGCAACAGGCACTTCACAGCAGGAGGACAGAA GTGAAGCAAAGGCAGAAGCCTTAGAGAAGGAAGTGCATCTTGAAGAACAGCAAGAGGAAGCAGAGCAGGAGTGGCAAGAAAGGAGACACCAAGAAGAAATAAGGCAGGCAGAGAGGTTGGAAGCTTTTGAAAAAGATCAAGGGAAGCTGGAAAAACTGAGTGAAGAAATG TGTGTTCAAGAATCAGTGGAGACTGATGAGAAAATGCCACATGAAGAAGTAACCATTTTGGAAACCAGTATGCCACAATATGACAAGAAGAATGGTGGTGATATTCCTAATCCATTggaaaaatacatgaaaataatacagcaaaatcgAGAGCAAGAGCTTGTAGACAAG AACTctaaaaaagaagaaactgaCATACCATCTGAGAGACTTGCAGACAGCAACAGGGAAGACAG cTTTAGTGCAGCAGGCACTCTTCATGAAGAACCCGATGAAGATTTCTGGTGA
- the OFD1 gene encoding centriole and centriolar satellite protein OFD1 isoform X1, whose translation MSANESKVLSQDELRKRLYQTFKNRGILDTLKTQLRNQLIHELMNPVLSGEIQPQAVSHECSSLIIGASNSLVADHLRRCGYEYSLSVFYPESGLEKDKVLTMEDLLQLIRINPKTDLYKTLVSASKKDNTKGFLIQILTELTEHNLNKENCSIATQTSPLPGKESLAEKLQLIDEQFADLYPQRHISESFQVKLAEYRKEIEQQHHAEMAQKLEHFREVEIAKIKMDERARSQKEISELRRELEKDHQAKSEALSSRERNAIERLQKQQEIDAREIYLQRQSLLKDIETIRTREAELKQRMETLELAQKLQESKNKTVEEALHRREMAVKNIEETYEQKLKNELLKYQLELKEEYLQRTKKIAEDERKQKDKAMLLHEETISLNSKKQEFQQTISHIKDLELELDSIKAELLLLSKQNQLLTGKLKDFSDYPTLKEEKMELQVQNTLLQQQLEEAYNENLQLRNKLSQPSSEYVILQTELKRVEHTRKLEQEESETHKQLLEKQLQNEGFALGTLRSQVDHCLQLKSQLSEYENTVRKLNAQMEDLKLQLKQTQTALENEVYRNPKPSLVDRSVIDLIGDKCVPHDIYVDGTLLKMHPLPDTIGMGNAVSPSHHHHLQRSSSSLDSDLEFVANTKARIKELEREAEHLEKAYRNYQHRAIQSSVGPMKTPSSLPLPNDVIVAPGQKHWVAQSNLYSQEFPVHCQKSESYNWTPGNEDCLKINLTPPQKRTVASRRLSSTPVSKAKRNISNKLFSEDPSGSSLAAPLQNADQPLSPIPRTGGRSSPESASNMSSSSSPGPNEKKLSLHQEEGENQNSNNSAVPENLLYDDLENHDSDNEDQEDIPEQLKSNVSHPSGDIVSGNHVPAYVPATGTSQQEDRSEAKAEALEKEVHLEEQQEEAEQEWQERRHQEEIRQAERLEAFEKDQGKLEKLSEEMCVQESVETDEKMPHEEVTILETSMPQYDKKNGGDIPNPLEKYMKIIQQNREQELVDKNSKKEETDIPSERLADSNREDSFSAAGTLHEEPDEDFW comes from the exons ATGTGGCTATGAATATTCACTTTCTGTCTTCTATCCGGAAAGCGGACTAGAAAAAGATAAG GTGCTTACAATGGAAGACTTGCTGCAATTGATCAGGATCAATCCAAAAACTGACCTCTATAAAACACTG GTTTCTGCTTCAAAAAAGGATAATACAAAAG GCTTTCTTATACAGATTTTGACAGAGTTGACAGAACATAACTTAAATAAGGAGAACTGTAGCATAGCAACTCAGACAAGTCCATTGCCTGGTAAAGAATCTCTTG CTGAAAAACTTCAACTAATTGATGAACAGTTTGCAGACCTGTATCCTCAGCGCCACATATCTGAATCCTTTCAAGTAAAACTTGCTGAATACAGAAAAGAAATAGAACAGCAGCATCACGCAGAAATGGCTCAAAAG TTAGAGCACTTCAGAGAGGTTGAAATAGCCAAAATTAAAATGGATGAGAGAGCGCGATCTCAGAAAGAAATTTCCGAACTTCGTCGAGAGCTTGAGAAAGATCACCAGGCCAAGTCAGAGGCTCTGAGTTCTCGAGAGAGAAATGCTATTGAGAGACTTCAAAAACAGCAAGAG ATAGATGCCAGAGAAATTTATCTGCAAAGGCAAAGCCTGCTGAAAGATATTGAAACCATTAGAACCCGAGAGGCAGAACTGAAGCAGAGAATGGAAACTTTGGAGCT AGCTCAAAAGCTCCAAGAATCAAAAAATAAAACTGTTGAAGAAGCGCTTCATCGTCGTGAAATGGCTGTGAAGAATATTGAGGAGACTTATGAACAGAAGCTCAAGAATGAACTCCTCAA GTATCAGCTTGAACTAAAAGAAGAATATCTACAAAGAACAAAAAAGATTGCTGAAGATGAGAGAAAACAGAAGG ACAAAGCAATGCTCTTACATGAAGAGACAATTTCTCTTAATTCAAAAAAGCAAGAATTTCAACAAACCATATCGCACATAAAAGATCTTGAG CTGGAATTGGATTCAATCAAGGCTGAACTGTTGTTACTAAGTAAACAAAATCAGTTGCTGACAGGAAAACTGAAAGACTTTTCAGATTACCCCACATTAAAAGAGGAGAAAATGGAGCTTCAAGTGCAGAATACTCTACTTCAGCAACAGTTGGAGGAGGCATACAatgaaaacctacaactcagaaaCA AGCTAAGTCAGCCATCATCTGAATATGTGATCCTTCAGACAGAATTAAAAAGAGTAGAACATACTAGAAAACTTGAACAAGAGGAATCTGAAACTCACAAGCAGCTCTTGGAAAAACAGTTACAAAATGAG GGCTTTGCTTTGGGCACCCTCAGGTCTCAG GTTGACCATTGCTTACAATTGAAGTCTCAGCTGTCAGAATATGAAAATACTGTCAGGAAATTAAATGCTCAAATGGAAGATCTGAAGCTACAACTGAAGCAAACACAGACAG CACTAGAGAATGAAGTGTACCGGAATCCTAAGCCATCCTTGGTCGATCGTTCTGTCATTGACTTGATTGGAGATAAGTGTGTTCCTCATGACATTTATGTCGATGGTACTCTCTTGAAAATGCACCCTTTGCCTGATACTATTGGAATGGGAAATGCTGTAAGCCCCAGCCATCACCATCACCTCCAAAGATCCAGTTCTTCGTTGGATTCTGATTTAGAATTTGTAGCTAACACCAAAGCTAGGATAAAGGAATTGGAGAGAGAAGCTGAGCATTTAGAAAAGGCCTACAGAAATTACCAGCACAGAGCCATTCAAAGCAGTGTTGGCCCAATGAAGACCCCATCATCTTTGCCTTTGCCAAATGATGTTATTGTGGCGCCTGGCCAAAAACATTGGGTTGCACAGAGTAATCTGTATTCCCAGGAATTTCCTGTACACTGTCAAAAAAGTGAAAGCTATAATTGGACACCAGGAAATGAGGATTGTCTGAAAATTAATTTGACCCCTCCACAAAAAAGAACAGTTGCTTCCAGACGTCTGTCTTCTACTCCTGTTTCCAAAGCAAAACGAAACATTAGCAACAAGCTGTTTTCTGAAG ACCCCAGTGGCTCATCACTTGCTGCTCCCCTTCAGAATGCTGATCAGCCTCTCTCCCCAATTCCACGAACAGGCGGCCGCTCATCTCCTGAATCTGCTTCTAAtatgtcttcttcctcttcaccaGGCCCCAATGAGAAAAAGTTAAG TCTTCATCAGGAAGAAGGTGAAAATCAGAATTCTAACAACTCTGCGGTCCCTGAGAATCTCTTGTATGATGATCTTGAAAATCATGACTCTGATAATGAAG ATCAAGAGGACATTCCAGAACAGCTCAAAAGCAATGTGTCACATCCCTCTGGGGACATTGTTAGTGGGAACCATGTCCCAGCCTATGTGCCAGCAACAGGCACTTCACAGCAGGAGGACAGAA GTGAAGCAAAGGCAGAAGCCTTAGAGAAGGAAGTGCATCTTGAAGAACAGCAAGAGGAAGCAGAGCAGGAGTGGCAAGAAAGGAGACACCAAGAAGAAATAAGGCAGGCAGAGAGGTTGGAAGCTTTTGAAAAAGATCAAGGGAAGCTGGAAAAACTGAGTGAAGAAATG TGTGTTCAAGAATCAGTGGAGACTGATGAGAAAATGCCACATGAAGAAGTAACCATTTTGGAAACCAGTATGCCACAATATGACAAGAAGAATGGTGGTGATATTCCTAATCCATTggaaaaatacatgaaaataatacagcaaaatcgAGAGCAAGAGCTTGTAGACAAG AACTctaaaaaagaagaaactgaCATACCATCTGAGAGACTTGCAGACAGCAACAGGGAAGACAG cTTTAGTGCAGCAGGCACTCTTCATGAAGAACCCGATGAAGATTTCTGGTGA